AGCCAACCTGTTTTTCCAAATTGAAAATACCATCAATGAGCAGGGAAGTATGATCATAACTACTAACCTTTCGGTCGTTATGTAATCCCCCAAAGAATTAATAGTCGATATTAGTAGAAAATTAAAATAATGTATGAATGGAGATTCTACATGAGAAAATCAAAATTTACAGACAGTCAAATTATGGCCATGCTTAAACAGGCTGAAAGCGGTATCCCGATACAAGATATTTGCCGAGATAACGGTGTAAGTACTGCTATGTTTTACAGATGAAGATCCAAGTATGGTGGTATGGATACCTCAATGGTTAAGCGATTAAAAGAATTAGAAAGAGAAAATGCGTTGCTTTAAAAATGTATGCAGAAGAGAAACTCAAAAAAGAAATTGTGACGGATGCTCTTGAAAAAAAGTGGTATAGCAATCTGTCAG
This sequence is a window from Spirochaeta cellobiosiphila DSM 17781. Protein-coding genes within it:
- a CDS encoding ATP-binding protein, which codes for MRNQHLILFDEVGYENLTKEQANLFFQIENTINEQGSMIITTNLSVVM